In a genomic window of Porphyromonadaceae bacterium W3.11:
- a CDS encoding MGMT family protein codes for MLHKINKEPLDCSDHSVSYTPEALLDIAYFTSPLGIVICYFSPEGHLTQCRPIEMDEAPSQLEKCLQQSLSKHPTLANALWTCTPPPAEYAPVMPHVRWAPHFWELLAQVPFGTTLSYGELAQLNGLNKNQSRAIGRLLGTNPIIILYPCHRIIRSNGELGGYRWGLERKEALLQYEASNSGLG; via the coding sequence ATGCTTCATAAGATAAATAAAGAGCCTTTGGACTGTAGCGATCATTCTGTTAGCTACACTCCAGAGGCTCTCTTGGATATAGCCTACTTCACCTCACCTCTCGGAATCGTCATCTGCTATTTTTCGCCCGAAGGTCATCTCACTCAATGCAGACCGATTGAGATGGACGAAGCCCCTAGCCAGCTGGAAAAATGTCTGCAACAAAGTCTCTCTAAGCACCCAACCTTAGCTAATGCACTATGGACGTGCACACCTCCACCCGCTGAATACGCCCCAGTCATGCCCCACGTAAGATGGGCCCCACATTTTTGGGAACTCCTCGCTCAGGTGCCTTTTGGCACTACACTTTCGTACGGGGAGTTAGCTCAGCTGAATGGTCTAAATAAAAATCAATCTAGGGCTATTGGCCGATTGTTAGGCACCAATCCCATCATTATCCTCTATCCATGTCATCGTATCATCCGATCAAATGGCGAATTGGGTGGCTATAGATGGGGCCTTGAACGAAAAGAAGCCCTTCTACAATATGAGGCATCTAATAGCGGTCTAGGATGA
- a CDS encoding YitT family protein, which yields MEQKNMWREVKDYFTIIVALIIYLIAYFGFIYSNEITSGGLAGISSVISWGLNIPFSVPYNVINIILVIVALKVIGLKFMVRTLFSVIVLAFATTGIETWVLPNIKDSLPLQNDPLLAVLFGSVLIGISLGMVFSANGSTGGTDIVATIINKYKQISIGRALIYIDVITLSASWFIFKDADKLVYSIVQVLVANTAVDYYLNGARQSMQFFIISQKHQEISDAIIGKVNRGVTLLNGEGAYSHSEMKIVMVIAKKTESTDIFRAVKEVDPNAFITQSLVRGVYGNGFDLIRVGDDNKKVKVANAPDGIAIENPEH from the coding sequence ATGGAACAAAAGAATATGTGGCGTGAGGTAAAGGATTATTTCACGATAATTGTCGCCTTGATTATTTACCTGATAGCCTATTTTGGCTTTATCTATAGTAATGAGATTACTAGTGGTGGATTAGCAGGTATCTCTTCTGTTATTAGTTGGGGGTTAAATATCCCTTTCTCTGTGCCGTATAACGTCATCAACATTATTTTAGTCATTGTTGCACTGAAAGTTATTGGGCTAAAATTCATGGTGCGAACCTTATTCAGTGTCATCGTTCTCGCTTTTGCTACCACGGGTATTGAGACATGGGTCCTACCAAACATTAAGGACAGCTTGCCCCTTCAGAATGACCCTCTATTGGCAGTACTTTTTGGCTCTGTGTTAATTGGTATCAGTCTCGGGATGGTCTTTTCTGCTAATGGATCAACTGGCGGGACAGATATTGTAGCGACAATCATTAATAAGTACAAGCAAATTTCTATTGGTAGAGCTCTGATCTACATTGATGTAATCACACTAAGTGCTAGCTGGTTTATCTTCAAGGATGCAGATAAGTTAGTGTACAGTATTGTACAGGTCTTAGTCGCTAATACAGCTGTGGATTATTATCTTAATGGAGCACGCCAGAGTATGCAATTCTTTATTATTAGCCAGAAACATCAGGAAATCTCTGATGCTATCATCGGTAAAGTGAATAGAGGAGTTACCCTATTAAATGGTGAAGGGGCTTATTCTCACTCTGAGATGAAGATTGTCATGGTAATCGCTAAGAAAACCGAAAGTACCGATATCTTTAGAGCGGTAAAAGAAGTAGATCCAAATGCCTTTATCACTCAAAGCTTAGTACGTGGTGTTTACGGAAATGGCTTTGACCTTATCAGAGTAGGTGATGATAATAAGAAGGTGAAGGTAGCGAATGCTCCTGATGGTATTGCGATTGAAAATCCCGAACATTAA
- a CDS encoding YraN family protein: MNLTILNTDGHMMEQMVADLLRRSGFIIIDQNYKVGHLEIDLIAMEGETLCFIEVKSRAKPIRLEEVDEIISAKQREHITTVADIFCRNTNRLQYKKVRFDYALVYVPQNEPPRVQYIRDAFTPTHPDLQ; this comes from the coding sequence ATGAATCTGACGATACTAAATACTGACGGACATATGATGGAGCAGATGGTTGCAGATCTGCTTAGACGTTCTGGATTTATCATCATTGATCAAAACTACAAAGTAGGTCATCTGGAGATAGACCTCATAGCCATGGAGGGGGAAACACTCTGCTTCATAGAAGTAAAATCTCGTGCCAAGCCCATCAGGCTTGAAGAGGTGGATGAAATCATTTCGGCAAAACAGAGAGAACATATCACCACAGTAGCTGACATTTTTTGCCGAAATACCAATAGGCTACAATACAAAAAGGTAAGATTTGATTACGCCTTGGTATACGTCCCCCAAAATGAGCCCCCTCGGGTTCAGTACATCCGTGACGCGTTCACGCCGACCCACCCAGATTTACAATAG
- the leuS gene encoding leucine--tRNA ligase, translated as MEYKFTEIEKKWQSLWVENETYKVKEDPNKPKYYILDMFPYPSGAGLHVGHPLGYIASDIVSRYMRHKGFNVLHPMGYDAYGLPAEQYAIQTGQHPEKTTQINIARYREQLDNIGFNYDWSRQVMTCDPEFYKWTQWAFIQMFHSYYDTKANQARPIAELVKHLEEHGTEGLAAAESEELILSANEWNSMNEREQQEVLMNYRIAYQGETMVNWCPGLGTVLANDEVSEGLSVRGGFPVEQKLMRQWQLRVSAYADRLLEGLKKLDWSNAIKETQRNWIGKSSGAKVTFALKNSEEKITVFTTRADTLFGVSFMVLAPESELVAAVTSDEQKEAVSAYLDRTKKRTERERMIDHSVSGVFSGGYAIHPITGAELPIWISDYVLAGYGTGAVMAVPAHDGRDLAFAQHFELPITPVVQPKGVEDFGDPMTWKEALDSHEGIMINSGFLNGMKVKDAIYKMIDYLREKGIGKRQVNYRLRDAIFSRQRYWGEPFPIYYKDGMPYTLDESELPLHLPEIDKFLPTESGEPPLGRAKNWVTKESYPLELNTMPGFAGSSAYFIRYMDPRNSEALVGKEKNEYWRNVDVYFGGSEHATGHLIYSRFWNMFLYDIGVVCEDEPFKKMINQGMIQGVSSFVYRIKGTDKYVTLGKKDEYDVQPIHVHVQLVHNDKLDIEGFKLSQPDRENAEFILEDDGSYICGSAVEKMSKSYLNVVNPDDIIEEYGADTLRVYEMFLGPLEQSKPWDTNGIDGVFRFLRRVYGLFFDAQDNLSISDDKATPEELKVMHTAIMKVNQSLEQYSFNTCVSAFMICCNELVALKCNKREILEDFTVLLSPFAPHLAEELWSLLGHNDSVVDQAYPKHNDAYLKESEINYPISFNGKVRVQMKLAAELQPKAIEEQVLANEDVQKHLAGKEIKKIIVVPGRIVNIVVSK; from the coding sequence ATGGAGTATAAATTCACGGAAATCGAGAAAAAGTGGCAGTCTCTTTGGGTAGAGAATGAAACCTATAAGGTAAAGGAAGATCCAAATAAACCAAAGTATTACATTCTTGATATGTTTCCCTATCCATCTGGAGCTGGGTTACATGTAGGGCACCCATTGGGATATATTGCATCTGATATCGTTAGCCGATATATGAGACATAAGGGATTCAACGTATTGCATCCTATGGGCTATGATGCTTATGGCCTTCCTGCTGAGCAGTATGCTATTCAGACGGGACAACATCCAGAGAAAACAACTCAAATCAATATTGCACGATATCGTGAGCAGTTGGATAATATAGGCTTTAACTACGATTGGAGCCGACAAGTAATGACCTGTGATCCAGAATTCTACAAGTGGACTCAGTGGGCATTCATTCAGATGTTCCATAGCTACTACGACACAAAAGCCAATCAAGCCCGTCCAATTGCTGAATTAGTTAAGCACCTAGAAGAGCATGGCACAGAAGGGCTAGCCGCAGCAGAAAGTGAGGAGCTAATCCTATCTGCAAATGAGTGGAACTCGATGAATGAACGTGAGCAGCAGGAGGTACTGATGAATTATCGTATCGCTTATCAAGGTGAAACCATGGTCAATTGGTGTCCTGGCTTAGGTACGGTTTTGGCGAATGATGAAGTCAGTGAAGGGCTTTCTGTGAGAGGTGGCTTTCCTGTAGAGCAAAAGTTGATGAGGCAGTGGCAATTAAGAGTCTCTGCTTATGCTGACCGCTTACTGGAGGGGCTTAAGAAGCTAGATTGGAGTAATGCTATTAAAGAGACTCAGCGGAACTGGATTGGAAAGTCCAGCGGTGCTAAGGTTACTTTTGCCCTTAAAAATAGCGAGGAAAAGATAACGGTCTTTACCACAAGGGCTGACACTCTATTTGGTGTGAGCTTCATGGTACTGGCACCAGAGAGCGAATTGGTAGCCGCGGTCACTAGCGATGAGCAAAAGGAAGCTGTATCAGCTTACTTAGATAGGACTAAAAAGAGGACCGAACGTGAACGCATGATAGATCATTCCGTTTCGGGTGTTTTCAGTGGAGGTTATGCCATTCATCCAATTACAGGAGCCGAACTTCCTATATGGATCAGTGATTATGTATTGGCTGGATATGGTACTGGAGCTGTAATGGCAGTCCCAGCTCATGACGGTAGAGACTTAGCTTTTGCTCAGCACTTTGAATTGCCTATTACTCCTGTGGTCCAACCTAAAGGCGTAGAGGACTTTGGGGATCCTATGACATGGAAGGAAGCCTTGGATAGTCACGAGGGGATCATGATTAACTCGGGTTTTCTTAACGGCATGAAGGTCAAGGATGCTATCTATAAGATGATTGATTACCTTAGGGAAAAGGGCATCGGTAAGCGTCAAGTTAATTATAGGTTAAGAGATGCCATTTTTAGTCGTCAGAGATATTGGGGAGAGCCCTTCCCTATATACTATAAAGATGGTATGCCTTATACTCTTGATGAGAGTGAATTGCCATTACATTTACCAGAGATAGATAAATTTTTACCAACAGAGAGCGGTGAGCCACCTCTAGGGCGTGCTAAGAACTGGGTGACAAAAGAGAGCTATCCACTTGAACTCAATACGATGCCTGGTTTCGCTGGTAGTTCAGCATACTTCATTCGTTACATGGACCCTCGCAATAGTGAGGCGTTAGTGGGTAAGGAGAAAAATGAGTATTGGCGTAATGTGGACGTATATTTTGGCGGTTCAGAACACGCAACTGGGCACTTGATTTATAGTCGTTTTTGGAATATGTTCCTCTATGACATAGGTGTTGTTTGCGAGGACGAGCCATTCAAAAAGATGATTAATCAAGGTATGATCCAGGGGGTCTCTAGCTTTGTCTATCGAATAAAAGGTACGGACAAGTACGTGACTCTTGGTAAGAAAGATGAGTACGATGTACAGCCTATACACGTCCATGTACAGCTGGTCCATAATGATAAGTTAGATATCGAAGGCTTCAAACTATCACAACCTGATAGAGAGAATGCTGAATTCATCCTTGAGGACGATGGCAGTTATATCTGCGGAAGTGCCGTAGAAAAGATGAGCAAAAGTTATCTGAATGTGGTTAATCCAGATGACATTATCGAAGAGTATGGTGCTGATACTCTAAGAGTTTATGAGATGTTCTTAGGCCCATTGGAGCAATCTAAGCCATGGGACACTAATGGAATCGATGGAGTATTTAGATTCTTAAGAAGGGTTTATGGGCTATTCTTTGATGCCCAAGACAATCTTAGTATTTCTGATGATAAAGCGACACCAGAGGAGTTGAAAGTGATGCATACTGCTATAATGAAAGTCAATCAGAGCTTGGAGCAGTACAGCTTCAATACCTGTGTGAGTGCTTTCATGATATGCTGTAATGAATTGGTGGCTCTTAAGTGTAATAAGAGAGAGATACTAGAAGACTTTACCGTGCTCCTATCACCATTTGCACCTCACTTAGCTGAAGAGCTCTGGTCGTTACTAGGTCATAATGATAGCGTGGTAGATCAAGCCTATCCTAAACATAATGATGCCTACCTTAAGGAGAGTGAGATTAACTATCCTATCTCCTTCAATGGAAAAGTGAGAGTCCAGATGAAGTTGGCCGCCGAGCTTCAGCCAAAAGCTATTGAAGAGCAAGTTTTGGCCAATGAGGACGTTCAGAAACATCTTGCTGGGAAAGAGATAAAGAAGATCATCGTAGTACCGGGTCGAATAGTTAACATTGTTGTTAGCAAGTAA
- a CDS encoding Dabb family protein: MIHHIVLFKLSLEGEAKQSQIALIKEQLEALPNVIDELKEIKVSTNINEQEEYDFMLLAVLEEKAHIDLYAKHPQHQQILVDHIKPYLEKRACVDIIV, translated from the coding sequence ATGATCCATCACATCGTTCTTTTCAAACTCTCGCTTGAAGGCGAAGCGAAGCAAAGTCAAATAGCTCTGATTAAGGAGCAGCTTGAGGCACTTCCTAATGTTATTGATGAGCTGAAAGAAATTAAGGTAAGCACCAATATCAATGAGCAAGAGGAGTATGACTTCATGCTACTGGCTGTGTTAGAGGAAAAAGCACACATAGACCTCTATGCTAAGCATCCTCAACACCAGCAGATACTCGTTGATCACATCAAGCCATACTTAGAAAAACGTGCCTGTGTAGATATTATTGTGTAA
- a CDS encoding TonB-dependent receptor gives MMKLKKSSLLRTGLQKVWLVMFVMFLTGSYAIAQTTFKGKVVDAETNLTLMGATILDTKNPKNGATTNVDGLFKITLSGKGTLRISYLGYNDLEIAYDASAENHDFGKILLYPDSELLSEVVVVGKGVIDLASDRVTPIASTIVGSLEIKTKAVGNVEFPEILKNTPNVYVSNQAGGYGDSNMFLRGFDQSNTAFLLNGQPINGMEDGKMYWSNWAGISDIANVIDVQRGLGSSKLAISSVGGTINIITKATDLNKGGFVRALAGYGNYYKGTVAYNTGLMDSGWGVSVLVDAWYGGRKWNDATQGAGQNYFLSIGKSAGDHLFNFLVFGAPQWHNQHYAIPEEKYEKYGMKYNANWGWYNGKVLNERKNYYHKPVMNFNWDWNIDDMNSLSTVVYASFGRGGGTGSYGNGPDYIKDANKNVIGRDAESGLIRWDYIEETENAKLASGYGKGYNGTAIRASVNNHQWYGLVSNYQYDNKKNFSFNAGADFRFYKGDHFRQLVDLLGLKGWDDVNYRSKNQLDANGQYLIENTYAANPWAALFNFAPKKDRIAYNNSEWINYQGVFSQAEYHNNLFSAFFQGALSNQSYKKWEGFSSDGESSKTYNRVGFNVKGGFSINANENHTFFVNSGFYSRQPFLDNMFEYGTIKPREIDVENEKIFGIEAGYKAKLPGYTTINLNFYYTNWANRFLSYSMRNFTTPNTKEDLQNAGIRMYDVGQVHKGMELEVRSQPTVNWMFRGYFTYGDWKYSGKAPIDIIDEQSGNQIADKFEVDMNGIKVGDAPQATFGLGTEYKKGGFRIYADYNHYFNLYSMVLIDKIVANASKGEKYQSDKLNNYGLLDLGASYRWTLENSQGLVFRANVYNVLNKTYVVSQSNYGIYYGPGTTFNVGVTYEF, from the coding sequence ATGATGAAACTAAAAAAAAGCTCTTTGCTTAGGACAGGTCTTCAAAAAGTATGGCTTGTTATGTTTGTTATGTTCCTTACTGGATCATACGCCATTGCACAAACGACTTTTAAAGGAAAAGTAGTTGATGCTGAGACCAATCTGACATTAATGGGTGCTACCATTTTGGATACTAAGAATCCCAAAAATGGAGCCACTACTAATGTGGATGGTCTCTTTAAAATAACTCTATCTGGTAAAGGTACGCTACGTATCTCTTACTTAGGGTATAATGATCTAGAGATCGCTTATGATGCATCAGCAGAAAACCATGATTTTGGTAAAATCCTACTTTACCCTGATTCTGAGTTGTTGAGCGAAGTTGTGGTCGTTGGAAAAGGGGTTATTGACCTTGCGTCAGACCGTGTTACTCCTATTGCTTCAACCATTGTAGGATCTTTGGAAATCAAAACCAAAGCTGTCGGTAATGTGGAATTTCCTGAAATACTGAAGAATACACCTAATGTCTATGTGTCAAATCAGGCAGGTGGTTATGGAGATAGTAATATGTTCCTTCGTGGTTTTGACCAATCCAATACTGCATTCTTGCTTAATGGACAGCCTATCAATGGAATGGAAGATGGAAAGATGTATTGGTCTAACTGGGCTGGTATCTCTGATATTGCTAATGTGATTGATGTTCAGCGTGGTCTGGGATCATCAAAGTTGGCGATCTCTTCCGTAGGTGGTACCATCAATATCATTACTAAGGCTACTGATCTAAATAAGGGTGGGTTTGTTCGTGCTCTTGCAGGTTATGGCAATTATTATAAGGGTACTGTCGCTTATAATACTGGCTTGATGGATAGTGGATGGGGTGTTTCTGTCCTCGTCGATGCATGGTATGGTGGCCGTAAGTGGAATGATGCTACTCAGGGAGCTGGACAGAATTACTTCCTTTCTATTGGTAAAAGTGCAGGTGATCACTTGTTTAACTTCCTCGTGTTCGGTGCACCTCAGTGGCACAATCAACATTATGCTATCCCAGAGGAAAAATATGAGAAGTATGGCATGAAGTATAATGCTAACTGGGGTTGGTACAATGGTAAGGTCCTAAATGAAAGAAAAAACTATTATCACAAGCCTGTGATGAACTTCAACTGGGACTGGAATATCGATGATATGAATTCGCTATCAACCGTAGTATATGCTTCATTTGGCCGTGGTGGTGGTACAGGATCCTATGGTAATGGACCTGACTATATCAAAGATGCTAATAAGAACGTGATTGGACGTGATGCTGAATCTGGACTCATTCGCTGGGATTACATAGAGGAGACAGAGAATGCTAAGTTAGCTAGTGGTTATGGCAAGGGATATAACGGCACTGCTATTAGAGCCTCAGTTAATAATCACCAGTGGTATGGACTGGTTTCTAACTATCAATATGATAATAAGAAGAACTTTTCATTCAACGCTGGTGCTGACTTTAGATTTTACAAAGGTGACCACTTCCGTCAGTTGGTAGATCTTCTGGGTCTTAAAGGATGGGATGATGTAAATTATAGATCTAAGAATCAGCTGGATGCAAATGGTCAGTATCTAATCGAAAACACCTATGCAGCAAATCCTTGGGCAGCACTTTTTAACTTCGCTCCTAAGAAAGATCGTATCGCTTATAATAATAGTGAGTGGATTAATTACCAAGGTGTATTCAGCCAAGCTGAGTATCACAATAATCTGTTCTCAGCCTTTTTTCAAGGTGCTCTCTCTAACCAGTCATACAAGAAGTGGGAAGGATTTAGCTCTGATGGTGAGAGCTCTAAGACATATAATAGAGTAGGATTTAACGTGAAGGGTGGATTCTCAATTAACGCAAATGAGAATCATACGTTCTTCGTTAACTCTGGTTTTTACTCTCGTCAACCATTCCTAGATAATATGTTTGAGTATGGTACTATCAAACCTCGTGAAATTGATGTAGAGAATGAAAAAATCTTCGGTATCGAGGCCGGTTACAAGGCTAAGTTGCCTGGATATACTACCATTAACTTAAACTTCTATTACACTAACTGGGCAAACCGCTTCCTTTCATACTCAATGAGGAATTTTACTACACCTAATACAAAGGAAGATCTTCAAAATGCCGGTATTAGAATGTATGATGTAGGTCAGGTACACAAGGGTATGGAGTTAGAGGTACGCTCACAACCTACCGTGAACTGGATGTTTAGAGGTTACTTTACCTATGGTGATTGGAAATATTCTGGTAAGGCTCCAATCGACATCATAGATGAGCAGTCTGGTAATCAGATCGCAGATAAGTTTGAAGTTGATATGAATGGCATTAAGGTTGGTGATGCACCTCAGGCTACCTTTGGACTTGGTACAGAGTATAAGAAGGGTGGTTTCAGGATTTATGCAGACTACAACCATTACTTCAATCTCTATAGCATGGTGCTGATTGATAAGATTGTAGCGAATGCTTCTAAAGGTGAGAAATATCAGTCAGATAAGTTGAATAATTATGGTTTGCTTGACTTGGGTGCTTCATATAGATGGACCTTGGAAAATAGTCAAGGGCTTGTCTTTAGAGCAAATGTTTATAATGTTCTAAATAAAACCTATGTGGTATCGCAGAGCAACTATGGTATCTATTATGGCCCAGGAACTACCTTTAACGTGGGCGTGACCTATGAGTTCTAA
- the serB gene encoding phosphoserine phosphatase SerB, translating to MSTFIPKNDREIILAVFNGMDRPGISAAITNVLARHDVTILDIGQADIHKHLTLGILFCAKSQVNGLILKELLFKANELGITVTFRPVDAEGYSQWVSAQGKNKYIVTLLAKAVTAEMVAAVTNEVAAQGMNIDALDRLTGRIPLIEQERVPKASIEISVRGTPIDREELQRKFMEIADKYSIDISFQQDSMFRRMRRLICFDMDSTLIRTEVIDELAERAGVGAEVKAITESAMRGEIDFTESFTQRCALLKGLDVRVMKEIAENLPIMDGLERTMKILKKVGFKVGILSGGFTYFGKYLQDRFGFDYVYANELEIDSDGKLTGRYIGEVVDGRRKAELLKLIAQVEKVDIRQTVAVGDGANDLPMLTTAGLGIAFHAKPKVKENAKQSITTMGLDGILYFLGYKDSQLDEIEFSSF from the coding sequence ATGAGTACATTCATTCCAAAGAACGACAGAGAAATTATTCTAGCAGTATTTAACGGCATGGACCGCCCTGGTATTTCAGCTGCAATCACCAACGTATTAGCAAGGCATGACGTTACTATTCTTGATATTGGTCAAGCAGATATACACAAACACCTTACCCTTGGGATATTATTTTGTGCCAAGTCACAAGTTAATGGACTTATCCTTAAAGAACTTCTATTCAAGGCTAATGAACTAGGGATCACCGTAACCTTCCGCCCAGTAGATGCTGAAGGTTATTCACAATGGGTCAGTGCTCAGGGTAAAAATAAATATATCGTGACTCTACTTGCTAAAGCGGTTACCGCTGAGATGGTGGCAGCCGTGACCAATGAGGTAGCAGCACAAGGGATGAATATTGATGCCTTAGATCGATTGACAGGCCGTATCCCTCTCATTGAACAAGAACGCGTCCCTAAAGCCAGTATAGAAATTTCCGTTAGAGGGACTCCGATAGACAGAGAGGAACTTCAGCGTAAATTCATGGAGATAGCAGACAAATATAGCATTGATATTTCTTTCCAACAGGATAGTATGTTCCGTCGTATGCGTCGCTTGATTTGCTTTGATATGGACTCAACACTTATCCGGACAGAGGTAATTGATGAACTAGCCGAAAGAGCTGGGGTCGGTGCTGAAGTAAAAGCTATTACAGAGAGTGCTATGCGTGGAGAGATTGACTTCACAGAGAGCTTTACTCAGAGATGTGCGTTACTTAAGGGGCTAGATGTCCGTGTCATGAAAGAGATTGCCGAAAACCTTCCAATCATGGATGGTTTAGAGCGAACCATGAAGATCCTAAAGAAAGTTGGATTCAAGGTGGGTATCCTCAGCGGGGGATTCACTTATTTCGGTAAATACCTACAGGATCGTTTCGGCTTTGACTATGTCTATGCCAATGAACTTGAGATAGATAGCGATGGTAAATTAACAGGTCGCTACATTGGAGAGGTCGTTGATGGTCGTCGCAAGGCAGAATTACTTAAGCTTATCGCTCAGGTTGAGAAGGTGGATATACGCCAGACCGTAGCTGTCGGTGACGGAGCCAATGACTTACCTATGCTTACTACTGCTGGACTTGGGATCGCATTCCATGCCAAGCCAAAAGTGAAAGAAAATGCTAAGCAATCTATCACAACTATGGGATTGGATGGAATCCTTTACTTCCTAGGATACAAGGATTCTCAATTGGATGAAATCGAATTTTCAAGCTTCTAA